Part of the Spinacia oleracea cultivar Varoflay chromosome 5, BTI_SOV_V1, whole genome shotgun sequence genome, gTTTTCTAATTTCTCATATTTGCTCTTTTTAGGGGGGTTAAAGTTGAGAGATAAGTAGACGAAATATTAAAAACGTTATAATAAAATACGTCGAGGATTTATGATctttaattttggtttttcATAACAACAAAACTCAACACTTAGTTCAAATTACAACAATAATTTGGTgcaatttcaatttaaaatgaaaaaaacgaGTTTATCATAATTTGAAAGAGATTTACTTTATTACAACAATTGTCACTGAACAAATAGCACACAAAAGCACTAATAAGAAAAAGGAACATAATTCTTAACGCTTATGGGGCATTATGCTATTATATACGAAGGAATTAATTAAGCCTCTAAGTCTAAGAAACATgcaactataagtctataaaagTGGAGTATAAAAATACATTATTAGAAGTATATGTTATGGAAATTGCAAAacctttttgaagaaaaaataacatttttttttttgtaaaagaaaaatcatgaaccattttaggaaaaaattaaattaaaaaggtATGACGGAAAAACGACTTGTAAAAGGAAAAGGAGAAggagaaaaaataattatatttagcCTCCCATTAAGAGGATTCAAACCCAGGTTCCATGTATAACTTGGTATCAAGTAACCATTATGCTACAAGTATATTTCATTGTCATTAATGTAAGTTAATCACATATAACATGGGTGGAGTTTTCAATTTATCAAAAattggaataaagtacatgtgaaagagaatatagtacataggaaagtggaatatagtacatgggtggggttttcaatttatttttaattaatatagtacatgagaaagtggagaccttagtagccaaaattagaaataGGACTATAATTTTGAGACGCCCGATTTAGAAAATAGGacaataattttgggacggaggaagtataaggtAAAGAGAACACAGTCGAAGAGTAACGTGCATAGTCATTAGTCACATTTTTTTTCCAATGTTAACACACTAGTGTTTATGTATGTGATGCACGCATAATattttatactccgtatgaaTATTACAAAGGTATAATAAGAGATTTTTTTCATACATTTAAACAAATTTACCAAGTAAGACGTTAATTAGTAAGAAAAGAACCTAAAAGAATTTTTATAAGAGGACACCAAGTTTTCAGGAGTTACCTTATATACCAAGAGTTACCTTATACGGAGTATACCAAGAATCCAAGATGGGTGAtcaaaatacggagtactccacTTAACAAGAAAAAAAGTTATACTCCGTAGAAGTAAAAGACAGTAAGAAAAACACATTGTTGAGTGAGTAATACTCTAGAATCCTACACCTTTCCGGGAACAACAATTCACAAGCACCTAGTCATACAGGCTACAGCAGCCTCTCTCTCACCACCTAATCctctaattttaattttaattttaattttaattttaaattatcaAGACCAAACATGGTGGGCCCGCCATTGGTGACCGACCCGACTTAGATAAATGGGAATAAGAAGAAGACGACGTTTAGTAGAAAGAGTGAAGAAGCCAACAAACCCGCCCATTTCAAATATTCCTCCATAGTTGTTTGTTTTCCCATAGTCGTTgtgtttttttggtgttttcctGTAATACCCCGAGTTTTCGCCTTGTTTTAGTTTATCATAGAAGCATATATATTATAGtagtaaaaatatatatatatatatgttttttacGGGTTTAAGTCTTCTAGCTTGTTCTTTTGGTATAATCCGAATGAATTGAAGTCTTGATCGAATCGAGTCAATTCGAAACATTCCAATACaccactactactactactactgtTTCTTCTTACGACGACGACGACGACGACGACGACTCCATCTttgttgttttccttcttaCCAGACTTCTTAAATTTTAGTCTTTTAATTTTCTTGGAAGTTAgttgttttttgttttggatATAAACTTCCAAAAcccaagaaaataaaaatgaatttGCAAGGTATTGAAGATGGTTTTTGTAATTTGTCTTCAACATTTAGAGGATTCACTCATCAAAATTCTGTtcaccagcagcagcagcagcaacaacaacaacaacaacaacatcaactcaaccctaaccctaaacagTGTTCGAAcgataataataacaacaatactAATAGTCATGCTCCTCCAGTCtcgaagaagaagagaaatttgcCAGGGACTCCAGGCAAGTAACTTACTTATCTCGTTGTTTGATCATCATTGATTGTTTCTATTATATCAACTCATTCAGTTAAtcagttttatttatttatttaactaGTTGTTAAAATTAAGGCGAACTTTTGCATaacggcaacttttgtgtaagaccgccttaccggaaagaccactttgattgttaactaattggttctataggttaactaattagttctagttcttaactaattattttcattgtttaactaatttgtttcagtgcttaactaatttgtttcattgcttaacttatatgacatcaatgtggtcttttgtgtaagaccgccttatataaaagtttgtatttgcCTAATTGTATTCGGCAAACATGAAATTTTAATTGTTAGTACTAGTAGTAGAAGCAACCAGTGTTTATATTCCAAAAGTAGCCTCTATTTAGTCGGAAAAATCCCCAAATAATTCAGATATAAAAAAGAATGAAGTAAAAGCAGCTAGTGTTATACTCCCTAAATTTGATGATTGATATAAAATGGTTAAGAAGGAGAGACTGTGTACTCAACAAAATTGATAATTGAATGTTTATGGTTTAATGACTACTCCGTAATATATATGGTAAATGACATGATCCAACAACAACAGATCCAGATGCGGAAGTGATGGCGTTATCACCGACGACACTAATGGCTACGAACCGATTCATATGTGAAATATGCAATAAAGGGTTCCAAAGAGATCAAAACCTTCAGCTGCACAGGAGAGGACACAACCTACCGTGGAAGCTTCGACAACGAACGAACAAAGAAGTAAAGAAGAAGGTTTATATATGCCCTGAGAAAACATGCGTACACCATGACCCTGCTCGAGCTCTCGGTGATCTCACCGGAATCAAAAAACATTTCAGCAGAAAACATGGTGAGAAAAAATGGAAGTGTGAAAAATGTTCTAAAAAATATGCTGTGCAATCAGATTGGAAAGCTCATACCAAGACTTGTGGTACTAGGGAGTACAAATGTGACTGTGGTACACTTTTCTCCAGGTACCAATTTTATTTACTTCTTCTCTTAATTTCTTATTGTACGTTCTTCCTGTTTCGATTGTACGTGTATTTTATATTTAATCTTTAATttcatattaatattaataaaagacgttttgattttgattttgattttgattttgaactttcatttattaattattattgtagGAAAGATAGTTTTATTACACATAGAGCTTTTTGTGATGCCTTAGCTGAAGAACGGATTGCTACTTCAGTTGCTCCTCCAACTCTAAGTTTCAACACTTATCCCAATAACAATAGTAATCCTCATTCTGGTTTTCATCATGGAATAGCTAGTGAAGGTTTACAAGACCATCCCGCCGGTATTTCTCCCTTCAGCTCGCTTTTCCGATCCGATTTTAACTCCATGGCCCGCGGGAATACTCTTACACCAGGTAAGCGTTGCTTTTGAATGTATGTTGTCAATGTTGCGTGTGTTCataccatatatatatataaataaataaatgtgcaTACGCGCGTAATAATTTAATATATTCTatcatcacaaattcttatttaaaaattaaaatggtaCTCCTTACTAGAGtaaaaattaagttaaaatatttaaaatttactcCATTATAAGGTCAAAGTAACTAAACTCTTTATATGATCGAAAATATGGGTACGGAGCGTACATTTGCAAACGTACCACGTTCTATAGCGGGATTTGAGTAAATGTTAGTAACAAATATAGATTTGATTgtcctgatttttttttgttagatCATTAGGATTGATAATAAgatttataacatgtttaagGCCGGGTTTGATTAAATGAGTCATGTAATTATGTAAATGACGATTGGCATGCATGGTTTAATTTGTGTAGGTTTTTCTGATATGGTGCAAATGGCAACGACTAACCTGTTTGGGTCATCCTTTATGATGAACAATCAAAATTCATCCTTAGACAACAGGAATAATAATTCTACAACTCCATCACCATCCACCACGGCAAGTCTTTCTCTATCATCCTTCCCGCTCTCAACCAAGGATGAAAGCTTAGGAAgaaataacaacaacaataacaatatCAAGAGCAATATGGACGTTGAAACCCAATCTGCAGGCTGTTTATACTCACATGATCAAAACAATCCATCTTCTTCCTCGTCGACCCCAATGTCAGCAACCGCCCTCCTACAAAAAGCAGCTCAAATGGGTTCAACAAGGAGCAACCCTTCTTTTCTTGGGACATCCCTAGGGGTCATCACAACCACACCTTCACAACAagttcatcatcatcctccagtTGATCCCAAGCATCGAGCCCCGAATACTAGTGGCACCATTAATGTAACTTCAGTAAGCAACATTACTCAATTGATGATGCACCCGGGTGTACAATCCTTACATAATAACATAAACCAACTCAACCTCCCTTCTATCGTCTCCAGTGGTTTAACTAGAGATTTTCTTGGCATGGGAGCTGGGGATGGAAGTGCTCATGCCTTTTCGCCTCAAGACCTTGTTAATTTTGCGTCTATAAGCTCCGCTATGGGACTTGACCATTTTGGTAACAACTAGCTTCAGCCTTCAGCCTTCAGCCTTAATATTATATTACCAACTTGTCACTATGTAAcgtacttccatccttttttaacaccctaataattctctcattttttaaaatctttcacaagtaatactccctccgtattatttttattattaagaCGATTTTGCAATGAAAATTTATAAGAGACGATTTTTACTCCATTGGACTAATAGTTGCGAAACAAATATATAATGTACTGTTTATTTAATAGCATGTTGCTAATCATGCAAATTACGTAAGAAGGATTCCTTAATGACTTATGAATGATGTTCTTAAAcatacaatatttcaagttttgcATATGAATATCGATCGCAATGTTAATGATATACTATCAAAGGTCTCAATGAGTGTTTTTTAAATGACAATTCAATATGAAATTTGAgtatgtaaaagttataaaatacACATATTGATTTATTCACAGGAGAATTCTTATACAAACATGAATCATCTCAAAGTATATGATAAAAGTACGTAATGTCCTAATAATGTATTTTATTGTATGGTTTAGAAAAAACATAGATAACATTACTAATTATATATACATCTCAAAGTTAGACAATGATATCGTTATTTTTCATGAATATCCATGAAATAATGACTTGAGAAAGTTTGACCAATATTGATCGATTTCTACTATTAAATGTGATCTCCAGAAGAAGGCATGTGTTGGAATTAAAGCTGGAAAAAGggtctgcccgaccgggcgcgagTGCAAATGGAAATTATGGATTTTGTGTTGCACtctcgcccgaccgggcgaattTGAGAACCTTTTGGGATGTGCACTCGCGCCCAACTGGGCGGGCTTGCCCGATCCGACCGGGCGAAGGCCAAAGGCTTGTGTTTGTCCGGTTTTCGAGTTCCACTTTGGATTCCTTACCTTAAACAACATTGTTAATGTGATTTAAGGATGGTTATAATTCTAATGATTATGATTGAATGTAGTCTATTATCACTACAAGAATCAGAAGCAAGGAGGGCGATTTCTTCGTAAAAAGGAAGGCGTTAACAAAGTTGTCTTAGTAGAACAAATCAA contains:
- the LOC110797191 gene encoding zinc finger protein JACKDAW; the protein is MNLQGIEDGFCNLSSTFRGFTHQNSVHQQQQQQQQQQQQHQLNPNPKQCSNDNNNNNTNSHAPPVSKKKRNLPGTPDPDAEVMALSPTTLMATNRFICEICNKGFQRDQNLQLHRRGHNLPWKLRQRTNKEVKKKVYICPEKTCVHHDPARALGDLTGIKKHFSRKHGEKKWKCEKCSKKYAVQSDWKAHTKTCGTREYKCDCGTLFSRKDSFITHRAFCDALAEERIATSVAPPTLSFNTYPNNNSNPHSGFHHGIASEGLQDHPAGISPFSSLFRSDFNSMARGNTLTPGFSDMVQMATTNLFGSSFMMNNQNSSLDNRNNNSTTPSPSTTASLSLSSFPLSTKDESLGRNNNNNNNIKSNMDVETQSAGCLYSHDQNNPSSSSSTPMSATALLQKAAQMGSTRSNPSFLGTSLGVITTTPSQQVHHHPPVDPKHRAPNTSGTINVTSVSNITQLMMHPGVQSLHNNINQLNLPSIVSSGLTRDFLGMGAGDGSAHAFSPQDLVNFASISSAMGLDHFGNN